The genomic segment GCAGGGCGGCGACGACGTCGCGGCGGTCGAAGTCCTTGCCGCCGTAGCGGTAGCCGTCGACGGCCAGCAGCACCTTGGGCTCGATCTGCGCGAAGCGGTCCACGACGGAGCGCGCGCCGAAGTCCGGCGAGCACGACGACCACGTCGCGCCCAGCGACGAGCACGCCAGGAACGCCGCGACGGCCTCGGGGATGTTGGGCATGTAGGCCACGACGCGGTCGCCGGGGCCCACGCCCCACAGGCGCAGCCCGGTGGCGATGCGCGCGGTCAGCTCGCGCAGCTCGCCCCAGGTCATGTGGTCGAGCTCGCGCAGCTCGGAGGCCGCCTGGATGGCCAGGTCGGCGTCCTTCTTGCCGCGGAAGACGTGCTCGGCGTAGTTGAGCGTCGCGCCGGTGAACCACTCCGCCCCGGGCATGTCGCGCGAGCCCAGCACGCGCTCGTACGGCGTGGCGGCCTGCACGTCGAAGTACTCCCAGATCGAGGCCCAGAAGCCCTCGAGGTCGTCCACCGACCACCGCCACAGCGCCGTGTAGTCGAACGGGTCGGCGCCGCCGAGCTCGACGCCGCGCGTCTCGGCGATCCAGCGCGCATAGCGCGTGATCGCCGCCGCCTCCTTGCGGTCCTCACCGGGTGACCACAGGACCTTGGGCTCGGGGGTCGCCATGGTCCGGCACTCTTGCACACGCCGTGCGCCGCGCCGTCGCCGGCGTGCGCCGCCGTCAGGAGGCGGGCGTGACGGTCAGCGTCGCGTGCATGCCGGCCGCCTCGTGGCTGACCGGCGCGGTCAGCGTGCAGTACACGTAGTACTGCCCCGCGGTCAGCGCGAGCGTGCGCGTCGTGCTCGCGCCCGGCGCGGTCTGCGGGAGGTCGACCGGCGTCCCCGTGCCGTCGAGGCGGACGACGCGCAGGTTGTGGGGGTCCTCGCCGACGTTCTGCAGCTGGAGCGTGACGCTGCCCGCGATGACCGACGCCCGCGAGAGCTGCGCCCGGTAGTCCGGCGTGTCGTCGAGCTGGACGCCGACGGCGGCCGCCGCCGGGGGCGGGGGCGGCCCGGGGTCGGGCGCCGGGTCGCCGGGTGCGGTCGGGGGCCCGGGCGCTGCGGCGGTGGGCCCCGTGGGGCCGGCGGGGTCGGCGGCGAGGTGGGCGGCGCCCGTGGGCGCGGGCCGACTGGTCGCGGCCAGCAGCGAGGCCGGGATCCAGCCCCGGCCGGCGCCGGCCTTCGTGGCCAGCGTGCGGCCGTGCGCGCGCAGGGCCTTGCGGGCGTGGTGGGCCCGTGGGTCGGGGCGGGCGTCGGCGACGGCCACGGCGCTGCCGAGGACGCCGAGGACCAGGAGCCCGGCCAGGGGTCGTGAGGGGCGCGCGATCACGGGTCTGGCCCGTTCATCGGTCGCCGGGGCCGCCCGCTCCACTCGCGCGGTGCGCGGGTGGACGGGGCCGGTAGCGTGTCGCGCGGTCATGGACGCCACCGATCTCGCCTTCGCCGGAGCCGCCGAGCAGGCCCGGCTCATCCATGCCGGGGAGGTCTCGGCGCGGGAGCTGACCGAGGTCGTGCTCACGCGCATCGAGCGCCTCGACGCCCGCCTCAACGCCTACCGCGTCGTGCTGGCCGAGCACGCGCTGGCCCAGGCCGACCAGGCCGACGCGCGGCGCAGCGCGGGGGACCGCCGCCCGCTCCTCGGGGTCCCGGTCGCGGTCAAGGACGACATCGACCTGGCCGGCGAGTCGACGGCGTGGGGGACGGCCGCGCACGCCGGGCCCGTGGCCCGCGACGCCGAGGTCGTCGCCCGCCTGCGCGGCGCCGGCGCGATCCTCGTGGGCAAGACGCACGTGCCCGAGCTGACGATGCTGCCCGCGACCGACAGCACCACGTTCGGCTCCACGCGCAACCCCTGGGACCTGGCGCGCACGCCCGGCGGCTCCAGCGGCGGCAGCGCCGCGGCCGCGGCGGCCGCGCTGTGCGGCGTCGCGCTGGGCTCCGACGGCGCCGGGTCGATCCGCAACCCGTCGGCCTGGACGGGCCTGTTCGGCCACAAGCCGACCCGCGACCTCGTCCCGATCGGCCCGCACGACGACGCCTGGCAGGGCCTGTCGGTCAACGGCCCGCTGGCCCGCACCGTCGCCGACGCGGCGCTCTTCCTCGACGCCACGACGGCCGGCGGCCCCGAGGGCGGCTTCGCCGCGGCGATCGCCGAGGAGCGGGCGCCCGCGCGGCTGCGCGTCGCGGTCAGCACGAAGGCCCCGCCCGGCGCGCTGCCGCGGCTCGGGCGCGAGGAGCGGGGCGCCGTGCACGCCACGGCGGAGCTGCTTCGCGGCCTGGGCCACGAAGTCTCCGAGCGCGACCCCGACTACCCCGCGTCGCTGTGGGCGTCGACGTCGACCCGCGTGCTGCGCGGCCTGGCCGACGACGTGCGCGCCGCGATGCCGCACCCCGAGCTGCTCGAGCGCCGCACGCGACGCGTCGCGGCCGTCGGTGCCGCGCTGCCCGAGCGCCTCGTGCGCTGGTCGCGCGCGGTGGAGGCCGAGCAGGCCCGTCGGCTGGACCGCCTCTGGGACGACGTCGACGTGCTGCTGACGCCGGCCGCCGTCGACGGCCCCTACGAGGCCGGCACGTTCGGCCGCCTCGGCGCCGTGACGTACATGGCGCGGGGTGCCGAGCGCCTGACCTGGATGCCCGTGTGGAACGTCACGGGCCAGCCGGCCTGCGCGGTCCCGTCGGGCACCGACGACGACGGGCTGCCCGTCGGGGTCCAGCTCATCGGCCGCCGCGGCACCGACGCCGTGCTGCTCGCCCTCGCCGCCCAGATCGAGCGCGCCCGGCCCTGGGCCCGCCGTCGTCCGCCCGTCGCCGCATGAGGTCGGACGTCTCAGATGCCCAGGCTCGCCGACGCGGCCGGCACGCTCGATGAGCGACGCCGGCGCCGAGCTGCTCGACATCGCCACGGAGGCCGCCCGCACCGCCGGGGCGCTCCTGCTCGAGCGCTTCGGCAGCGAGCGCGTCCTGGCGACGAAGTCCACGACGACCGACCTCGTCAGCGCCGCCGACCTCGCCGCCGAGGCGGCGATCCGCGGCGTCCTGACCCGCCGCGCGCCCGACGACGCCGTCCTGGGGGAGGAGGGCGATGACCGCGCGGGCAGCACGGGCCGCCGCTGGATCGTCGACCCGCTCGACGGGACCGTCAACTACCTCTACGGCCTGCCGCAGTGGTGCGTCAGCGTGGCCTGCGAGGGGCTGGCCGGTGTGGTCTTCGACCCGGTGCGCGACGAGCTGTTCGCCGCCACCGCCGAGGGCCCCGCGACGCTCGACGGCCAGGTGCTGGCGCCGGCGGCGCCGGAGGACCTCGGCCACGCGCTCGTGGCCACGGGCTTCGGCTACGACGCCCGGCGCCGCGCGCTGCAGGCGCAGGTCGTCGCCCGGGTGCTGCCGCGGGCGCGCGACATCCGGCGCGGCGGCGCGGCCGCCCTGGACCTGGCGTGGTGCGCGGCGGGCCGCGTCGACGCCTACTGGGAGCGCGGCGTCAACGAGTGGGACGTGGCGGCCGGCGAGCTCATCTGCGCGCGCGCCGGACTGCACGTCGAGCGCCTGGATCCGGCGGGCGAGCTGCCCTGGGGCGTGCTCGTGGCCCCCCGCCCGATCGCGCAGGAGCTCCGCGGGCTCGTCGCCTGATCAGCCCTGCAGCGCGACGCGCTCCGGGGCCAGCACGAACTTGATGCGCTGCTCGCCCTCCTGACGGAAGGGGTAGCTGTCGGCGTCGAGGTACTTCTTGGCCAGCGCGTCGATGTGGTCGTCGGCGCCCTCGTGGGTGTCCTCGACGACCTTGCCGACGAGCGAGACGAACTCGTAGGGGTTCTCGGCATTGGCGACGCTGATCGTCGCCTGGCCGGCGCGGCGCAGGTTCGCGGGCCAGCCGCGGCCCTCGGCGGAGTTGACGGTCACGCGCCCGTGGTCGTCGACGTCGGCCCAGATGACGACGCTCTGGATCGAGCCGTCCTTGCGGGGGACGGCGAGGTGGGCGAAGTTCTTGTCGGCGACGATCTCGCGTGCGCGTCCGTCCAGCGTGTCGGCCATGGGGGCCTCCTTGGAATGGGGGGAAGGTCGTCCTCCAATCTATCCACCGGCGGACCGCGGTCCCCTTCTCCGGCCGGCTACCCGTGGCCGGCGGCGCCCCGCCGCGTGCGTAGCCGGCCGCGGCGCGCGCCACCGAGGCGGGCACCGTCGACGGGTCGTCGCTCGAGGACCGCAGCGGCCCGGAGCCCGGCAGGTCGGCTCGACGTGCAGATCACCGGGCGCCCGCGTGCGGCGTCCCCGGTGTCGGCCAGCCGGGCAGCGCGGCGGCGACCCCGGCCGGCAGCGTGGCGATCAGGCGGCGCCCGCCTGGGCCACGAGCGGGGCGGTGCGGTAGGGGATCTGGCGGCTCAGCGCGATGTAGCTCGTCGAGCGCCGGATGGCGTTGTTGGACAACAGCTGGTTGACGATGGCCTGCAGGTGCTCGGTGTCGCGCGCGACGATCCGGCACAGCAGATCGCTCGGTCCGCTGGTCGCGGTGGCCTCCAGGACCTCCGGGGTCGCGCCGAGGACGGTGATCGCCTCCGTCAGCCGCCCCTGGGCGATCTGCAGGAAGACGAACGCGAGCACGGGGTAGCCGAGCCGTGCCGGGTCCACGTCGGGCCCGAAGCCGCGCACCACCCCGCGCCCCTCGAGCTTGGCCAGGCGGGCCTGCACCGTGCCGCGGGCGACGCCGAGCCGGCGCGCCGCCTCCATGAGCCCCAGGCGCGGCTCGTCGTCCAGCAGGGCGATGAGACGGGCGTCCAGGGCATCGATCGAGCTGGTCGACATGACCAGAGGATACGGCCGTAGCATGGTCGGTATTGGGCAGAATGGCAGCTTCTGCTGCGCGCTCTTGCCAACCGACGACCGGGGTGGTGTCCTGGGTGGCCATGTTCGAAGAGGGCCAGCTCTACTCGCCGGTGACGCGCGACGGCGACGGCACGGTCGAGGTCCACCTCGGTGAGGACCACCCCGGCTTCCACGACGCCGTCTACCGCGCCCCGCGCAACGCGATCGCCGAGGTGGCGATGGCCTGGGCGCCGGGCCGGCCGCTGCCCGACATCGCCTACACCGAGGCCGAGGACGGGATCTGGCGCGTCGTCTCGCGCGAGCTGCACGACCGCCACGAGCGCTACGCCTGCCGGGAGTACCTCGAGGTCAAGGCGGCGCTCGGCCTGCCCGAGGACCGCGTGCCCCAGCTGCGCGAGGTGACCGTCGGCCTGGAGGCGCTGTCGGGCTTCACCTACCGCCCGGCGCCGGGCCTGGTCGAGCTGCGGGAGTTCTACGAGGCGCTCGGCGAGGGCGTCTTCCACTCGACCCAGTACGTGCGCCACCCGTCCGAGCCGTTGTACACGCCCGAGCCCGACGTCATCCACGAGGTCATCGGCCACGGCAACATGCTGGCCAGCCCGCGCCTCGCGGCGCTCAAGCGCGAGGCCGGCCGCGCCGCCCGGCGGGTGGAGACCGCCGAGGCGCTGCAGGCCATCGCCGACGTCTTCTGGTTCACGATGGAGTTCGGCGTGCTGCGCGAGAGCGGCGACCTGCGCGCCTACGGCGCCGGGATCCTGTCGAGCTACGGCGAGATCGAGGAGTTCCGGCAGATGGAGATCCGCCCGCTGGACTTCGCCGAGATGGCGACGATCGACTACGACATCACGCGCTACCAGCCCGTCCTGTACTGCGCGGAGTCCCTCGACCATCTCGAGGACGCGGTCGGCGGCTTCTTCGCCGGGGCCGACGACGACACCCCCGCGCGGCTGCGCGCGACCGCCGGCGCCCTGAAGTAGCACAGGCCCCCGAGAACCTCTCCGGTGTCCTCGGGGCCTGTCGCCCTGTCCCGAGGGCGTCACGCGCGCACCGTAGTTGAGCGCGTTGGCGCTCACCGCTGCACGACGCGTGCACATAGCCCGAACGGGCGGTCGGCGTTCAGACGCCGTTCATACCCGGGGTGGGATTCGAACCCACACGCCCCTACGGACAAAGGATTTTGAGTCCTTCGCGTCTACCGTTCCGCCACCCGGGCCCGCGGCGGTCAGTCTAGGCGAGGTGCGGGTGCGCGCCGGGCCGCGGGGCCCGCGGGACGGGGTTGCGCTCGACCTCGACGTTCCACGCCTGGCCGAAGCCGCGCATCGCGAACGCGATGAGCAGCACCTGGACGGGGATCAGGATCACGCAGATCGCGCCGAGGGTCGCCGCGTCGATCGACGACGGCGCGAAGCCCGCATGGTCGCGGTCGAACCAGCCCGGCGCGGCGACCGCGCCGAAGATGGCCAGGATGATCGCCAGCGCCGCGGCGACCGGCAGCACGCCGCGGTTCCACCGGGCAACGTAGACCGCCATCACGAGGTAGACGAGCTCGTAGCCGATGAGCACGGCCTTCGTGCCCTGCAGCTGGTCCCAGCCGCCGGCGGTCACCAGCAGCATGAGGACGACGGAGACCAGGAGGAGCGCCAGCACGACCAGCCGCGTGGCCTTGCTGGCGGCCTTGTCGCGGTTGGGGTGGTCGATGATGACGGTGCTCTCCTCGGCCATCAGCGCGCGACCATACAATCCCGGGCGGGTGCGCGCGACGATCGGTCGTCGCCGGCCCGCCGGCGGGCGTGGCGGAACTGGTAGACGCGCGAGGTTTAGGTCCTCGTGGCCATCGGCTGTGGGGGTTCGAGTCCCTCCGCCCGCATGCGGGGTCGTCCTGCGTGAAAGGCCGCAGCACGACGCGGGACCAGCACTGATGCGGCGGGAGGGCCGGCGGCCGAGCATCCGGGGCCATGATCGCGCCATCACCCATCGGACATCCCGCCGGCCGCCGGCGACCCAGGGCGAACATCGGCCGGATCCTGCTGGGCCTCGTGGTGGTCAGCATCGGCGTGCTGTTCCTGCTCGACAGCGCGGGCGTCCTGCGCGCCGGCGATGCGATCGACCACTGGTGGCCCGTCGCCGTCGTCGTCCTCGGCGCGCTCCAGCTCGCGCAGCGGCCGGGATCGCTCACCGGCCGCTGCTGCTCATCGTCGCCGGCGGGGTCGCGCTGCTGTTCACGACCGACGCCGTCCACGGGGACGTGTGGGCCTACCTCTGGCCGATCGCGGTCATCGCCGCCGGGATCATGGTCCTCGGCCACCGGCGAGGCGCGGGCGCGCTGCCGGCCGGCGTCGCGCGCGATGACACCATCGTCGCCACGGGCATCTTCGGCGGCCCGAGCGTCGCCAGCAGCTCCCAGCGGTTCCACAGCGCGTCGCTGACCGCGATCTTCGGCGGCGTCACGCTCGACCTCAGGCACGCGACACCGGCTCCGGACGGCGCGACGATCACCGCGACAGCGGCCTTCGGCGGCATCGACATCCTCGTCCCCCGCGGCTGGCGCATCACGACGAGCAGCACGCCGCTCTTCGCCGGCGTCGAGGACAAGACGGAGGCCGCAGGCGAGCTCGGCCAGGACGCTCCGCGCCTGCACGTCGACGCGCTCGCGCTGTTCGGCGGCATCGCGATCAAGCACGACAAGCACTAGGGACGGCGGCCGATGCGTGTCGAGCACGTCTCCTTCTCCCGCGCCACCGTCGCCGACCAGGCGGCCATCGAGAGCTACCTGAGGCGGGCGTACCGGCTCGGCGGCGCCTTCGAGCCCGCCGGGCTCACAGCCGGCGCAGCATGAGGTGCAGGCCCACGAGGCCGCGCTCCGGATGGCGAAAGGCCTCCGGGACGGTCGCGAGCACCTCGAAGCCGAGCGCGCGCCACAGCGCCATCGCGGCGGTGTTCGTCTCGA from the Baekduia soli genome contains:
- a CDS encoding cupredoxin domain-containing protein, which gives rise to MIARPSRPLAGLLVLGVLGSAVAVADARPDPRAHHARKALRAHGRTLATKAGAGRGWIPASLLAATSRPAPTGAAHLAADPAGPTGPTAAAPGPPTAPGDPAPDPGPPPPPAAAAVGVQLDDTPDYRAQLSRASVIAGSVTLQLQNVGEDPHNLRVVRLDGTGTPVDLPQTAPGASTTRTLALTAGQYYVYCTLTAPVSHEAAGMHATLTVTPAS
- a CDS encoding amidase; translated protein: MDATDLAFAGAAEQARLIHAGEVSARELTEVVLTRIERLDARLNAYRVVLAEHALAQADQADARRSAGDRRPLLGVPVAVKDDIDLAGESTAWGTAAHAGPVARDAEVVARLRGAGAILVGKTHVPELTMLPATDSTTFGSTRNPWDLARTPGGSSGGSAAAAAAALCGVALGSDGAGSIRNPSAWTGLFGHKPTRDLVPIGPHDDAWQGLSVNGPLARTVADAALFLDATTAGGPEGGFAAAIAEERAPARLRVAVSTKAPPGALPRLGREERGAVHATAELLRGLGHEVSERDPDYPASLWASTSTRVLRGLADDVRAAMPHPELLERRTRRVAAVGAALPERLVRWSRAVEAEQARRLDRLWDDVDVLLTPAAVDGPYEAGTFGRLGAVTYMARGAERLTWMPVWNVTGQPACAVPSGTDDDGLPVGVQLIGRRGTDAVLLALAAQIERARPWARRRPPVAA
- a CDS encoding inositol monophosphatase family protein, with amino-acid sequence MSDAGAELLDIATEAARTAGALLLERFGSERVLATKSTTTDLVSAADLAAEAAIRGVLTRRAPDDAVLGEEGDDRAGSTGRRWIVDPLDGTVNYLYGLPQWCVSVACEGLAGVVFDPVRDELFAATAEGPATLDGQVLAPAAPEDLGHALVATGFGYDARRRALQAQVVARVLPRARDIRRGGAAALDLAWCAAGRVDAYWERGVNEWDVAAGELICARAGLHVERLDPAGELPWGVLVAPRPIAQELRGLVA
- a CDS encoding pyridoxamine 5'-phosphate oxidase family protein — its product is MADTLDGRAREIVADKNFAHLAVPRKDGSIQSVVIWADVDDHGRVTVNSAEGRGWPANLRRAGQATISVANAENPYEFVSLVGKVVEDTHEGADDHIDALAKKYLDADSYPFRQEGEQRIKFVLAPERVALQG
- a CDS encoding Lrp/AsnC family transcriptional regulator, with translation MSTSSIDALDARLIALLDDEPRLGLMEAARRLGVARGTVQARLAKLEGRGVVRGFGPDVDPARLGYPVLAFVFLQIAQGRLTEAITVLGATPEVLEATATSGPSDLLCRIVARDTEHLQAIVNQLLSNNAIRRSTSYIALSRQIPYRTAPLVAQAGAA
- a CDS encoding phenylalanine 4-monooxygenase, with the protein product MFEEGQLYSPVTRDGDGTVEVHLGEDHPGFHDAVYRAPRNAIAEVAMAWAPGRPLPDIAYTEAEDGIWRVVSRELHDRHERYACREYLEVKAALGLPEDRVPQLREVTVGLEALSGFTYRPAPGLVELREFYEALGEGVFHSTQYVRHPSEPLYTPEPDVIHEVIGHGNMLASPRLAALKREAGRAARRVETAEALQAIADVFWFTMEFGVLRESGDLRAYGAGILSSYGEIEEFRQMEIRPLDFAEMATIDYDITRYQPVLYCAESLDHLEDAVGGFFAGADDDTPARLRATAGALK
- a CDS encoding LiaI-LiaF-like domain-containing protein, which gives rise to MARRRRRPRRAPARAAAGIAHRPLLLIVAGGVALLFTTDAVHGDVWAYLWPIAVIAAGIMVLGHRRGAGALPAGVARDDTIVATGIFGGPSVASSSQRFHSASLTAIFGGVTLDLRHATPAPDGATITATAAFGGIDILVPRGWRITTSSTPLFAGVEDKTEAAGELGQDAPRLHVDALALFGGIAIKHDKH